Genomic window (Devosia chinhatensis):
ACCGGGCTGGTGGATTCGGTCCTGTCGGAGCTTCATTCCAACCAGGTCAGCATCGAACTCATGGCCCATGCCGCACGGCTCGACCTGCAGCATTTCGAAAGCGCCGAATATCAGGACCGGCTGGAACGCGCCCGTCGCCAGGCCGCCGGACGCAATGCGCTGCTCAGCCAGATCTTCGGGCAGGCCCAGGATATCCTGACGGTCCTGACGCTTGCTGCCGGCCTCTTCTTCTACGCGCCCTGGCTGATCCTGCTGCTGCCGCTCAGCTTCATCCCCGCCATCTGGGGCGAGACCCGGTTCAACACCCTGGCCTATATGCTCAGCCGCTGGCGCACGCCGGAGCGGCGCGAGATCGAATATCTCCGCCATATCGGCGCCAGCGCGGAAACCGCCAAGGAGGTCAAGCTCTTCGGGCTGGGCGATTACCTCATCACCCGCTTCCGGACCCTTGCCCACCAGATTTTCCTCGAAAATCGGCGCCTCGCCCTGTTGCGGGCCAGCTGGGGCGCGCTTTTTGCCACCATCGCCAGCCTCGCCTATTACGCCGCCTATGCCTATATCGTCTGGCGTACCATTACCGGCGCCTTCACGCTGGGCGACCTGGCCTTTCTCTCCGGCTCGTTCCTGCGGCTCAACGGGCTTTTCCAGCGCATCCTGCTCGGCTTCACCCAGATTGCGGGCCAGTCGATGTATCTGGACGACCTGTTCTCCTTCTTCGAAATCGCGCCGACCATCCTGGCGCCGGCCGCGCCCAAACCCTTTCCGGTGCCCCTGCAGCAAGCCATCGCGTTCGAGAATGTGGGCTTCCGCTATCCGGAAACCGATCACTGGGTGGTGCGCAACCTGTCCTTCACCCTGCCGGCCGGCGAAACCCTGGCCCTGGTGGGCGAGAACGGCGCGGGCAAGACCACCATCGCCAAGCTGCTGACCCGGCTCTACGACCCCAGCGAGGGCCGCATCACCATTGACGGCATTGACCTGCGCAACATGGACCCGCGCGATATCCATGCCCATGTCGGGGTCATCTTCCAGGATTTCATCCGCTATTCCTTCACCGCCCGCGACAATATCGGGGTCGGGCGCATCGAAGCCCGTCAGGATCAGGCGCGCATCGACCAGGCCGCCGAGCAGAGCCTTGCCGACGGCGTGATCGCCAAACTGCCCCAGGGCTACGACCAGCAATTGGGCCGCCTGTTCAAGAAGGGTCGCGATCTTTCCGGGGGGGAATGGCAGAAGGTGGCCATTGCCCGCGCCTATATGCGCGACGCCGAGCTGATCATCCTGGACGAGCCGACCGCCGCCCTCGATGCCAAGGCCGAAGCAGAAGTCTTTGCCCGCTTCAAGAGCCTGGCGCAGGGCAAGAGCGCCGTGATCATCTCGCACCGCTTTTCCACCGTGCGCATGGCCGACCGCATCCTCGTGCTCGACAATGGCGCCATTCTCGAAGCCGGCACCCATGAGGAGCTCCTGGCGCGCAAGGGCCGCTATGCCGAGCTGTTCGAATTGCAGGCAGCAGGCTATCGCTGAGACTGGTCAACCGCTTCGAACCCACTTACCTAGGACCCTCACGCAAGCCACGGGACGCCAATCGTGCCTCTGCCCGAAGACGACATCGTAGGGGTTCTCGCCGAGACCTATCGCCTTCTGGGCGACCCCACGCGGCTGCGCATCGTGCTTACCTGCCTCGAGGGCCCCATCGCCGTCGGCGACATCGCCAGGGCCACCGGCGCCAGCCCGTCCCTTGTCAGCCACCATCTGCGGCTGCTTCGGGCCGCCCGCCTGGTGCGCGGCACCCGCCGCAACAAGCAGGTCTTCTACGAAACCGCCGACGCGCACATCGCCAATATGCTCACCGACATGCTGGACCATGCGATGGAAGATCCGGACACGAGCGACACCGATCCGGTGTCCGAGGGTGATGCCAAGAGCTGACGCGCGTGCCGATACAAGCGGCCTGCCCTCTCCACATCGCTGATCCAATCAGCTCCGTTCCGGTCCGGGCTCGGGAAGAGCGGCTTCCTGCTGGCTGATTGACACAACATATGAATATATGTTCATATGTTTCGTCGAATGCGAGACCGCCATGCCTGCTCATCAGCACGACCACACCCACCATCGGCATGACCATGGCCATGACCATCCTGCTGACAGCCATGCACCCGAGATCAGCACGGCCAATGAACGGGCCGTACTGATCGGGCTCATGCTCACCGGCGGCTTCATGCTGGCCGAGCTCGTGGGCGGGTATCTTTCCGGATCGCTGGCACTGATCGCCGATGCCGGCCACATGCTGACGGACACAATCGCCCTCTTCCTCGCCTGGCTCGGTTTCCGGCTCGGCCGGCGTCCGGCGGATGCGCGACGCTCTTTCGGTTATTCCAGGCTCGAAGTCCTCGCCGGGCTGATCAATGCGCTGACCCTGTTCGCGTTGGTAGGCTGGATCGGCTACGAAGCCGTCCAGCGCTTGCTGACGCCCCATGAGGTGCTGGCCGGCCCCATGCTCGTCGTGGCCATCCTGGGACTGGTGGTGAACCTTGTGGTGTTCCGCCTGCTGTCCTCGGCCGATGCCGATCACGTCAACATCAAGGGCGCGCTGCTGCATGTGCTCGGCGATCTCCTGGGATCGGTCGGGGCCATTGCGGCGGCGCTGGTCATCTGGCTGACCGGCTGGATGCCGATCGATCCGATCCTGTCGGTTCTGGTAAGCCTGCTGATCCTGCGCAGCGCTTGGGCCCTTCTGACGCGCACCTTCAACATTCTCATGGAAGGCGCGCCCGACGGCTTCGAACCCGAAGCGCTGCGACGCGACCTTGTCGCAAAAATTCCCGGGCTGGCCGACGTCAGCCATCTCCATGTCTGGTCGCTGAGCTCGGGCCGCACCATGGCGACGCTCGATCTTGGCCTGCAGCAGGGCGCCGACCCCGCCGCCGTGACCGAGGCGGTTCGCCATGCTCTGCTTGACGACCATGGCATCACCCATGCCACTATCGAAATCGACTGGCGCGGCAGAAACGCGGCCTGCCCTGCGGCGCTCGCCTAGCGGCGGGCGGCGAAGGCGGCGGCGGCGCGCCCCGCCACCCGGCCCGTCGCAAAGCAGGCAGTCAACAGATATCCCCCTGTCGGGGCTTCCCAATCGAGCATCTCACCGGCCACGAAAAGGCCCGGCGCAGCGACCAGGCCTAGCCTGTCGTCGACGCCATCCCAGCTGACGCCGCCAGCCACCGAAATAGCCTCCTCGATCGGCCGCGTCCGTGTCACCTTCA
Coding sequences:
- a CDS encoding ABC transporter ATP-binding protein; the encoded protein is MTDLPGRRPPPLPDENPTLRQRLENLKHLGRLVAQIWRTSRWLTLASLGLRILAALQPVAVLYAAKLIVDEVVRLTGIAAPGPEITDWFNAGLLTPIILLLLLEFALVLANDVISRATGLVDSVLSELHSNQVSIELMAHAARLDLQHFESAEYQDRLERARRQAAGRNALLSQIFGQAQDILTVLTLAAGLFFYAPWLILLLPLSFIPAIWGETRFNTLAYMLSRWRTPERREIEYLRHIGASAETAKEVKLFGLGDYLITRFRTLAHQIFLENRRLALLRASWGALFATIASLAYYAAYAYIVWRTITGAFTLGDLAFLSGSFLRLNGLFQRILLGFTQIAGQSMYLDDLFSFFEIAPTILAPAAPKPFPVPLQQAIAFENVGFRYPETDHWVVRNLSFTLPAGETLALVGENGAGKTTIAKLLTRLYDPSEGRITIDGIDLRNMDPRDIHAHVGVIFQDFIRYSFTARDNIGVGRIEARQDQARIDQAAEQSLADGVIAKLPQGYDQQLGRLFKKGRDLSGGEWQKVAIARAYMRDAELIILDEPTAALDAKAEAEVFARFKSLAQGKSAVIISHRFSTVRMADRILVLDNGAILEAGTHEELLARKGRYAELFELQAAGYR
- a CDS encoding ArsR/SmtB family transcription factor, which translates into the protein MPLPEDDIVGVLAETYRLLGDPTRLRIVLTCLEGPIAVGDIARATGASPSLVSHHLRLLRAARLVRGTRRNKQVFYETADAHIANMLTDMLDHAMEDPDTSDTDPVSEGDAKS
- a CDS encoding cation diffusion facilitator family transporter, yielding MPAHQHDHTHHRHDHGHDHPADSHAPEISTANERAVLIGLMLTGGFMLAELVGGYLSGSLALIADAGHMLTDTIALFLAWLGFRLGRRPADARRSFGYSRLEVLAGLINALTLFALVGWIGYEAVQRLLTPHEVLAGPMLVVAILGLVVNLVVFRLLSSADADHVNIKGALLHVLGDLLGSVGAIAAALVIWLTGWMPIDPILSVLVSLLILRSAWALLTRTFNILMEGAPDGFEPEALRRDLVAKIPGLADVSHLHVWSLSSGRTMATLDLGLQQGADPAAVTEAVRHALLDDHGITHATIEIDWRGRNAACPAALA